The Thermoclostridium stercorarium subsp. stercorarium DSM 8532 genome contains a region encoding:
- a CDS encoding response regulator transcription factor, producing the protein MYTLLIADDERAVREGISKAIRWSDIGINRVLLAANGKEAYDIILKEKPNIVLTDIIMPVLTGIELVEKVRPLMPETQFIILSGYNEFSYAQKAIQNEVLQYLLKPCDADSIKGSVQKAVSRIQNIEKKERFIESMKENVEKLLPQAREQFFRDLFQGSPNIRSLEPYEKLFDLHEGPYRMLLFKIDEYDYVKLLALKSLVEQNFGAGNVTVCIIINTYVVLLTGMTDFDSLSRMVEKIQKQCLSVYNVEPTVAISSEGVISNAAQMFREVKDIVKFEFYLGEGKIITKDDVNVFRADYSLNSDTQIEELSAAIRSGNVDLVRCIINTIFNSYRINGFDINRVRACGIELYIIIIKHCEDCEISKRIKNITKINECNTVSEIKDFILNTATALAKKTYDSVISGQNRVIEKVIRYVHENIHDENLTLQYIASKILYLNVDYLGKLFKKETGMRFSQYLLKVRMEKAKELIKQSPGDIKIYEIANATGFAGNPSYFARVFKKYTGCLPKEFKYELDDKKNKVIS; encoded by the coding sequence ATGTATACTCTCTTAATTGCCGACGATGAACGTGCGGTTAGGGAAGGGATTTCAAAAGCTATACGGTGGTCGGATATTGGTATAAACAGAGTTTTGCTTGCCGCAAACGGTAAAGAGGCATACGACATAATATTGAAGGAAAAGCCCAATATCGTCCTTACCGATATAATTATGCCTGTACTTACGGGGATTGAGCTGGTGGAAAAAGTAAGGCCTCTTATGCCGGAAACACAATTCATCATCCTTTCGGGGTATAATGAATTCTCTTACGCTCAGAAAGCAATTCAGAATGAAGTGTTGCAGTACCTTTTGAAACCATGTGACGCCGACAGCATTAAAGGAAGTGTTCAGAAAGCCGTTTCAAGGATTCAGAATATTGAGAAAAAAGAACGTTTTATAGAATCCATGAAGGAAAATGTGGAAAAGCTTCTGCCGCAAGCCAGGGAGCAGTTTTTCCGCGATCTTTTCCAGGGGTCGCCGAACATTCGGAGCCTGGAACCGTATGAAAAACTATTTGATTTGCATGAAGGACCTTACCGGATGCTGCTTTTTAAAATAGATGAGTATGATTATGTTAAGCTGCTGGCTTTAAAAAGCCTGGTGGAGCAGAATTTCGGAGCTGGAAACGTAACCGTATGCATTATTATTAACACTTATGTTGTGCTTTTGACGGGTATGACAGATTTTGATAGCCTGTCCAGGATGGTTGAGAAAATTCAAAAGCAGTGCCTTTCGGTTTATAATGTCGAACCCACCGTGGCGATAAGCAGCGAGGGGGTTATTTCAAATGCGGCACAGATGTTCAGGGAAGTCAAGGATATTGTAAAATTTGAATTCTATCTTGGAGAAGGAAAGATTATTACAAAGGACGATGTCAACGTATTCAGAGCAGATTACTCGTTAAATTCCGATACTCAAATCGAGGAGCTTTCGGCCGCTATCCGCAGCGGGAACGTTGATTTGGTCAGGTGCATTATAAACACCATTTTCAATTCTTACAGGATAAACGGGTTTGACATTAACAGAGTGCGGGCGTGCGGCATTGAACTGTATATAATTATAATAAAGCATTGCGAGGACTGTGAGATCAGTAAGCGCATCAAAAACATAACCAAAATAAATGAATGCAATACCGTTTCGGAAATTAAGGATTTTATCCTCAACACGGCAACGGCGCTGGCAAAGAAAACCTATGATTCGGTGATAAGCGGTCAGAACAGGGTAATTGAAAAGGTAATAAGGTACGTGCATGAGAATATACACGACGAAAATCTTACACTTCAGTATATCGCGTCGAAAATACTTTATCTGAATGTGGATTACCTCGGGAAACTGTTTAAAAAAGAAACAGGCATGCGTTTTTCTCAATACCTGTTAAAAGTCAGGATGGAAAAAGCAAAAGAACTCATAAAACAGTCCCCTGGCGACATTAAAATATACGAAATTGCCAACGCCACGGGTTTTGCCGGTAATCCCTCATATTTCGCCAGGGTATTTAAAAAGTATACCGGCTGTCTGCCGAAAGAATTTAAGTATGAGCTGGATGACAAAAAAAATAAAGTTATTTCATAA
- a CDS encoding stalk domain-containing protein, with product MPRNGEIVVNAAKEGFTDSKVTGRAQRSFIGETKDRYLVMGTVNNVTLNELALILKDIGIVNAINLDGGASSALMFDNKIITAPTRNLSNAIVITRKKDKPVRIQLNGREMFFDTDPYFSNGRTMVPLRGIMEALGATVGWDSSTGTIWASKGDTRVEMWNGSNIIRVNGEERTLDVPIQVKYNRTHVPVRFIAEIFGAEVDFNQDKNMVTIRLENSSPTEVYDKAVAELNSGNSAEAERLFLEVLKIDPSYAGAMLKLAKLYSSTDKEKSAEYFEKFLEIQPKDYEAWNTLGWTYATLGNVRKALEIFKFLTTEKPDVAAYWIGLGDMYAHYQIQDYTSAKECYNRALSCPNISESQKNSVYEKLKKYQ from the coding sequence ATACCCCGGAACGGAGAAATAGTGGTAAATGCCGCGAAGGAAGGCTTTACCGACAGTAAAGTCACAGGGCGTGCCCAGAGAAGTTTCATCGGCGAAACCAAAGATCGGTATCTGGTAATGGGCACAGTGAATAATGTAACCCTTAACGAACTCGCCTTAATATTGAAAGACATAGGTATCGTAAACGCCATAAACCTGGACGGCGGCGCTTCCTCGGCACTAATGTTCGACAATAAAATCATTACGGCTCCTACGCGAAACTTGAGCAATGCCATAGTAATAACCCGGAAAAAGGACAAACCGGTACGCATTCAGCTGAACGGCAGGGAAATGTTTTTTGACACCGATCCTTATTTTTCAAACGGAAGGACAATGGTACCGTTGAGGGGTATTATGGAAGCCCTTGGCGCCACCGTGGGCTGGGATTCTTCCACCGGCACAATCTGGGCGTCAAAAGGCGATACCAGGGTTGAAATGTGGAACGGAAGCAATATCATCCGGGTAAACGGCGAGGAACGCACCCTTGACGTTCCGATACAGGTAAAATACAACAGAACCCACGTTCCTGTGAGGTTTATTGCCGAAATATTCGGCGCCGAGGTTGATTTCAATCAGGACAAAAACATGGTTACAATCAGGCTGGAAAACTCCAGTCCCACCGAAGTTTACGACAAGGCGGTTGCGGAGTTAAACAGTGGAAATTCCGCCGAAGCCGAAAGACTCTTCCTCGAAGTTCTGAAAATTGATCCGTCTTACGCAGGAGCAATGCTGAAACTGGCAAAACTTTATTCTTCCACCGATAAGGAAAAATCGGCGGAATACTTCGAAAAATTCCTGGAAATTCAGCCGAAGGATTATGAAGCATGGAATACTCTCGGCTGGACATATGCAACTCTCGGCAATGTCCGAAAGGCTTTGGAAATATTCAAATTCCTGACCACGGAAAAACCTGACGTCGCCGCATACTGGATAGGTCTGGGGGATATGTATGCTCACTACCAAATTCAGGATTACACATCGGCAAAAGAATGTTACAACAGGGCACTGAGTTGTCCCAACATCAGCGAAAGCCAGAAAAACAGCGTTTATGAAAAGCTGAAGAAATATCAGTGA
- a CDS encoding sensor histidine kinase produces MSSMVRALSNMFRATLDLQDNISLREELNILENYITIQKLRFEERLDFRMEVDEEYLDLTIPKLTLQPIVENSINYCLEKFEGICQIRVSGCKRDGCAEISVKDNGPGMDREFVNKLLSGESKPTRRGIGLKNIDERLRLFYGENYGLIIESERGKGTTVIIRIPAENKSV; encoded by the coding sequence ATTTCCAGCATGGTAAGGGCGCTAAGCAATATGTTCAGGGCAACCTTGGATCTTCAGGATAATATAAGTCTCAGGGAGGAACTGAATATACTTGAGAACTACATTACAATTCAAAAGTTACGTTTTGAAGAGAGATTGGATTTCAGGATGGAAGTTGATGAGGAATATCTGGACTTGACAATACCAAAGCTTACTCTTCAGCCCATTGTGGAAAATTCCATCAACTACTGTCTTGAAAAGTTTGAAGGGATCTGCCAAATCCGCGTATCAGGCTGCAAAAGGGACGGGTGCGCGGAAATAAGCGTTAAAGACAACGGCCCCGGAATGGACAGGGAATTTGTCAACAAGCTTCTGAGCGGTGAAAGCAAACCCACAAGGAGGGGTATAGGACTGAAAAATATAGACGAGAGACTCAGGCTTTTTTACGGCGAAAATTACGGCCTTATTATAGAAAGCGAACGCGGAAAGGGAACAACGGTTATAATCCGGATTCCTGCGGAAAATAAAAGTGTCTGA